The Aquila chrysaetos chrysaetos chromosome 6, bAquChr1.4, whole genome shotgun sequence genome window below encodes:
- the C1QA gene encoding complement C1q subcomponent subunit A isoform X1, with protein sequence MHIHLPHPAPLPSCSQGRSSSKQSCCSDCSVFTPSKEGGRMQPGLWLATSTLAAVLGLALLEDDVCRAPDGKNGFPGVPGLDGRPGQKGDVGEPGKPSQKTGIKGLKGDAGERGPPGVPGDQGYHGLHGSPGIPGRTGLKGAKGKAGNILDHPRPAFSASRRSPPSNGKTVVFDNIITNQESSYNPQTGEFTCRVPGLYYFAFQVISSGDLCLSITKNREHVVSFCDYNSRDILQVNSGSSVLSLAVGDQVSVSTDSARGNTIYSGSEADSVFSGFMLFPQMG encoded by the exons ATGCACATACATCTCCCCCaccctgctcctcttccttcctgctcccaAGGAAGATCTTCCAGcaaacagagctgctgctcagacTGCTCTGTCTTCACCCCCAGCAAAGAG GGAGGCAGGATGCAACCTGGGCTTTGGCTGGCAACCAGCAccctggcagcagtgctgggccTGGCCCTGCTGGAGGATGACGTGTGTCGGGCACCAGACGGCAAGAACGGCTTCCCGGGAGTCCCTGGCCTCGACGGGAGGCCAGGGCAGAAGGGTGACGTAGGAGAGCCAG GGAAACCATCACAGAAGACAGGCATCAAGGGACTCAAGGGGGATGCAGGCGAGCGGGGGCCTCCTGGCGTCCCAGGAGACCAGGGCTACCATGGCCTGCATGGCTCCCCCGGGATCCCAGGAAGGACGGGGCTAAAGGGGGCCAAGGGGAAAGCTGGCAATATCCTGGATCATCCACGTCCTGCCTTTTCCGCTTCGCGGAGGTCCCCACCCTCCAATGGCAAGACAGTCGTGTTCGACAACATCATCACCAACCAGGAGAGCTCCTACAATCCCCAGACCGGGGAGTTCACCTGCCGTGTCCCCGGGCTGTACTACTTCGCCTTCCAGGTGATCTCCAGTGGGGACCTCTGCCTGAGCATCACCAAGAACAGGGAGCACGTGGTCAGCTTCTGTGATTACAACAGCCGTGACATCCTGCAGGTGAACTCAGGCAGCAGTGTGCTCAGCCTGGCCGTGGGTGACCAGGTCTCTGTGAGCACTGACTCTGCCAGGGGCAACACGATTTACAGTGGCTCTGAGGCTGACAGCGTCTTCAGCGGCTTCATGCTCTTCCCTCAGATGGGCTGA
- the C1QA gene encoding complement C1q subcomponent subunit A isoform X2, with product MQPGLWLATSTLAAVLGLALLEDDVCRAPDGKNGFPGVPGLDGRPGQKGDVGEPGKPSQKTGIKGLKGDAGERGPPGVPGDQGYHGLHGSPGIPGRTGLKGAKGKAGNILDHPRPAFSASRRSPPSNGKTVVFDNIITNQESSYNPQTGEFTCRVPGLYYFAFQVISSGDLCLSITKNREHVVSFCDYNSRDILQVNSGSSVLSLAVGDQVSVSTDSARGNTIYSGSEADSVFSGFMLFPQMG from the exons ATGCAACCTGGGCTTTGGCTGGCAACCAGCAccctggcagcagtgctgggccTGGCCCTGCTGGAGGATGACGTGTGTCGGGCACCAGACGGCAAGAACGGCTTCCCGGGAGTCCCTGGCCTCGACGGGAGGCCAGGGCAGAAGGGTGACGTAGGAGAGCCAG GGAAACCATCACAGAAGACAGGCATCAAGGGACTCAAGGGGGATGCAGGCGAGCGGGGGCCTCCTGGCGTCCCAGGAGACCAGGGCTACCATGGCCTGCATGGCTCCCCCGGGATCCCAGGAAGGACGGGGCTAAAGGGGGCCAAGGGGAAAGCTGGCAATATCCTGGATCATCCACGTCCTGCCTTTTCCGCTTCGCGGAGGTCCCCACCCTCCAATGGCAAGACAGTCGTGTTCGACAACATCATCACCAACCAGGAGAGCTCCTACAATCCCCAGACCGGGGAGTTCACCTGCCGTGTCCCCGGGCTGTACTACTTCGCCTTCCAGGTGATCTCCAGTGGGGACCTCTGCCTGAGCATCACCAAGAACAGGGAGCACGTGGTCAGCTTCTGTGATTACAACAGCCGTGACATCCTGCAGGTGAACTCAGGCAGCAGTGTGCTCAGCCTGGCCGTGGGTGACCAGGTCTCTGTGAGCACTGACTCTGCCAGGGGCAACACGATTTACAGTGGCTCTGAGGCTGACAGCGTCTTCAGCGGCTTCATGCTCTTCCCTCAGATGGGCTGA
- the C1QC gene encoding complement C1q subcomponent subunit C has protein sequence MGQSFWEQLHLALTLLLLNVGSAVNGDVTHGCYGVPGLPGMPGVPGKDGRDGLKGAKGEPGIPATPATRGPKGMKGEPGSPGLPGKTGPRGLPGPSGDPGMMGMTGEPGMPGSYKQKHQSAFSVTRQTGEHPLKNVPVVFNHVITNTNHDYNTTTGKFTCHIPGLYYFVFHTSQTANLCVILYKNGSKMASFCDHKTNTMQVSSGGIVLHVGAGNEVWLAVNDYNGMVGIGSSDSIFSGFLLFPD, from the exons ATGGGGCAGAGCTTCTGGGAGCAGCTCCATCTGGCTCTCACCCTCCTACTCCTGAATGTGGGGTCTGCTGTGAATGGAGATGTCACTCACGGATGCTATGGGGTTCCAGGCCTGCCAGGTATGCCGGGTGTGCCAGGCAAGGATGGCCGGGATGGGCTGAAGGGAGCCAAAGGAGAGCCAG GCATTCCGGCCACTCCTGCAACACGAGGGCCCAAGGGCATGAAAGGGGAACCAGGCAGCCCTGGCTTGCCAGGCAAGACTGGTCCCAGGGGTCTCCCTGGTCCCAGTGGAGACCCTGGGATGATGGGCATGACTGGAGAGCCGGGTATGCCAGGCAGCTACAAGCAGAAGCACCAGTCAGCATTTTCAGTGACGAGGCAGACTGGCGAGCACCCCTTGAAGAACGTCCCTGTGGTGTTCAACCATGTCATCACCAACACCAACCACGACTACAACACCACCACGGGCAAGTTCACCTGCCACATCCCTGGCCTCTACTACTTTGTGTTCCACACTTCGCAGACAGCCAACCTCTGTGTCATCCTGTACAAGAACGGGAGCAAGATGGCCAGCTTCTGTGACCACAAGACCAACACCATGCAGGTCAGCTCTGGTGGGATCGTCCTCCACGTGGGTGCTGGGAACGAGGTCTGGCTGGCGGTGAACGACTACAACGGCATGGTGGGCATCGGCAGCTCTGACAGTATCTTCTCAGGGTTCCTGCTGTTCCCTGACTAG
- the C1QB gene encoding complement C1q subcomponent subunit B isoform X1: MSRYSPQIPSAYHMFTCTRSWGKELSCGMQGRQKEDGTLGLETQMTVPVRLVRHRNAPGMKQQMQTVWAMLICLAGGQLATATLCKTYGTIPGIPGSPGQPGSNGRDGENGLKGERGPPGQVEDEEDMGEKGDPGLPGHPGKIGPRGPPGPKGLPGLMGLPGPQGDSGDYKATLKSAFSAARTISSYPRREQPIRFDRIITNEKGHYENRYGRFTCEIPGIYYFTYHVTSRANLCLSLKKGRGGSRGEKVVTFCDYVHSSYQVTTGGVVLKMAASESVWLEPTEKNSLVGIEGSDSIFSGFLIFPEA; this comes from the exons ATGTCCAGATACAGCCCCCAAATACCCAGTGCTTACCACATGTTCACCTGTAccaggagctgggggaaggagctgagctGTGGGATGCAGGGAAGACAGAAGGAAGATGGGACCCTGGGACTGGAAACCCAGATGACTGTGCCAGTAAGACTGGTCAGACACAGAAATGCTCCCGGGATGAAGCAG CAGATGCAGACTGTGTGGGCGATGCTGATCTGCCTGGCTGGAGGGCAGCTTGCAACTGCCACACTCTGCAAGACCTATGGCACCATCCCAGGTATCCCAGGGTCACCAGGACAGCCTGGCAGCAACGGCAGAGATGGGGAGAATGGCCTAAAGGGTGAGCGAG GTCCCCCTGGCCAGGTGGAGGACGAAGAAGAcatgggggagaagggagaccCAGGACTGCCGGGGCACCCTGGGAAGATTGGTCCCAGGGGCCCCCCAGGTCCAAAGGGATTACCAGGTCTCATGGGGTTGCCTGGCCCTCAGGGGGACTCTGGTGACTACAAGGCCACTCTCAAGTCTGCCTTCTCTGCTGCCAGGACCATCAGCTCCTACCCACGCCGAGAGCAGCCCATCCGCTTCGACCGCATCATCACCAATGAGAAGGGCCACTACGAGAATCGGTATGGCCGCTTCACCTGCGAGATCCCGGGCATCTACTACTTCACCTACCACGTCACCTCCAGGGCCAACCTGTGCCTCAGCCTGAAAAAGGGCCGGGGTGGCAGCAGGGGTGAGAAAGTGGTGACTTTCTGTGACTATGTGCACAGCAGCTACCAGGTCACCACGGGTGGTGTGGTCCTCAAGATGGCGGCAAGCGAGTCTGTCTGGCTGGAGCCAACAGAGAAGAACTCCCTGGTGGGGATCGAAGGGTCCGACAGCATCTTCTCTGGCTTCCTCATCTTCCCCGAGGCTTAG
- the C1QB gene encoding complement C1q subcomponent subunit B isoform X2, translating into MSRYSPQIPSAYHMFTCTRSWGKELSCGMQGRQKEDGTLGLETQMTVPVRLVRHRNAPGMKQMQTVWAMLICLAGGQLATATLCKTYGTIPGIPGSPGQPGSNGRDGENGLKGERGPPGQVEDEEDMGEKGDPGLPGHPGKIGPRGPPGPKGLPGLMGLPGPQGDSGDYKATLKSAFSAARTISSYPRREQPIRFDRIITNEKGHYENRYGRFTCEIPGIYYFTYHVTSRANLCLSLKKGRGGSRGEKVVTFCDYVHSSYQVTTGGVVLKMAASESVWLEPTEKNSLVGIEGSDSIFSGFLIFPEA; encoded by the exons ATGTCCAGATACAGCCCCCAAATACCCAGTGCTTACCACATGTTCACCTGTAccaggagctgggggaaggagctgagctGTGGGATGCAGGGAAGACAGAAGGAAGATGGGACCCTGGGACTGGAAACCCAGATGACTGTGCCAGTAAGACTGGTCAGACACAGAAATGCTCCCGGGATGAAGCAG ATGCAGACTGTGTGGGCGATGCTGATCTGCCTGGCTGGAGGGCAGCTTGCAACTGCCACACTCTGCAAGACCTATGGCACCATCCCAGGTATCCCAGGGTCACCAGGACAGCCTGGCAGCAACGGCAGAGATGGGGAGAATGGCCTAAAGGGTGAGCGAG GTCCCCCTGGCCAGGTGGAGGACGAAGAAGAcatgggggagaagggagaccCAGGACTGCCGGGGCACCCTGGGAAGATTGGTCCCAGGGGCCCCCCAGGTCCAAAGGGATTACCAGGTCTCATGGGGTTGCCTGGCCCTCAGGGGGACTCTGGTGACTACAAGGCCACTCTCAAGTCTGCCTTCTCTGCTGCCAGGACCATCAGCTCCTACCCACGCCGAGAGCAGCCCATCCGCTTCGACCGCATCATCACCAATGAGAAGGGCCACTACGAGAATCGGTATGGCCGCTTCACCTGCGAGATCCCGGGCATCTACTACTTCACCTACCACGTCACCTCCAGGGCCAACCTGTGCCTCAGCCTGAAAAAGGGCCGGGGTGGCAGCAGGGGTGAGAAAGTGGTGACTTTCTGTGACTATGTGCACAGCAGCTACCAGGTCACCACGGGTGGTGTGGTCCTCAAGATGGCGGCAAGCGAGTCTGTCTGGCTGGAGCCAACAGAGAAGAACTCCCTGGTGGGGATCGAAGGGTCCGACAGCATCTTCTCTGGCTTCCTCATCTTCCCCGAGGCTTAG
- the C1QB gene encoding complement C1q subcomponent subunit B isoform X3 has protein sequence MQGRQKEDGTLGLETQMTVPVRLVRHRNAPGMKQQMQTVWAMLICLAGGQLATATLCKTYGTIPGIPGSPGQPGSNGRDGENGLKGERGPPGQVEDEEDMGEKGDPGLPGHPGKIGPRGPPGPKGLPGLMGLPGPQGDSGDYKATLKSAFSAARTISSYPRREQPIRFDRIITNEKGHYENRYGRFTCEIPGIYYFTYHVTSRANLCLSLKKGRGGSRGEKVVTFCDYVHSSYQVTTGGVVLKMAASESVWLEPTEKNSLVGIEGSDSIFSGFLIFPEA, from the exons ATGCAGGGAAGACAGAAGGAAGATGGGACCCTGGGACTGGAAACCCAGATGACTGTGCCAGTAAGACTGGTCAGACACAGAAATGCTCCCGGGATGAAGCAG CAGATGCAGACTGTGTGGGCGATGCTGATCTGCCTGGCTGGAGGGCAGCTTGCAACTGCCACACTCTGCAAGACCTATGGCACCATCCCAGGTATCCCAGGGTCACCAGGACAGCCTGGCAGCAACGGCAGAGATGGGGAGAATGGCCTAAAGGGTGAGCGAG GTCCCCCTGGCCAGGTGGAGGACGAAGAAGAcatgggggagaagggagaccCAGGACTGCCGGGGCACCCTGGGAAGATTGGTCCCAGGGGCCCCCCAGGTCCAAAGGGATTACCAGGTCTCATGGGGTTGCCTGGCCCTCAGGGGGACTCTGGTGACTACAAGGCCACTCTCAAGTCTGCCTTCTCTGCTGCCAGGACCATCAGCTCCTACCCACGCCGAGAGCAGCCCATCCGCTTCGACCGCATCATCACCAATGAGAAGGGCCACTACGAGAATCGGTATGGCCGCTTCACCTGCGAGATCCCGGGCATCTACTACTTCACCTACCACGTCACCTCCAGGGCCAACCTGTGCCTCAGCCTGAAAAAGGGCCGGGGTGGCAGCAGGGGTGAGAAAGTGGTGACTTTCTGTGACTATGTGCACAGCAGCTACCAGGTCACCACGGGTGGTGTGGTCCTCAAGATGGCGGCAAGCGAGTCTGTCTGGCTGGAGCCAACAGAGAAGAACTCCCTGGTGGGGATCGAAGGGTCCGACAGCATCTTCTCTGGCTTCCTCATCTTCCCCGAGGCTTAG
- the C1QB gene encoding complement C1q subcomponent subunit B isoform X4: MQTVWAMLICLAGGQLATATLCKTYGTIPGIPGSPGQPGSNGRDGENGLKGERGPPGQVEDEEDMGEKGDPGLPGHPGKIGPRGPPGPKGLPGLMGLPGPQGDSGDYKATLKSAFSAARTISSYPRREQPIRFDRIITNEKGHYENRYGRFTCEIPGIYYFTYHVTSRANLCLSLKKGRGGSRGEKVVTFCDYVHSSYQVTTGGVVLKMAASESVWLEPTEKNSLVGIEGSDSIFSGFLIFPEA; encoded by the exons ATGCAGACTGTGTGGGCGATGCTGATCTGCCTGGCTGGAGGGCAGCTTGCAACTGCCACACTCTGCAAGACCTATGGCACCATCCCAGGTATCCCAGGGTCACCAGGACAGCCTGGCAGCAACGGCAGAGATGGGGAGAATGGCCTAAAGGGTGAGCGAG GTCCCCCTGGCCAGGTGGAGGACGAAGAAGAcatgggggagaagggagaccCAGGACTGCCGGGGCACCCTGGGAAGATTGGTCCCAGGGGCCCCCCAGGTCCAAAGGGATTACCAGGTCTCATGGGGTTGCCTGGCCCTCAGGGGGACTCTGGTGACTACAAGGCCACTCTCAAGTCTGCCTTCTCTGCTGCCAGGACCATCAGCTCCTACCCACGCCGAGAGCAGCCCATCCGCTTCGACCGCATCATCACCAATGAGAAGGGCCACTACGAGAATCGGTATGGCCGCTTCACCTGCGAGATCCCGGGCATCTACTACTTCACCTACCACGTCACCTCCAGGGCCAACCTGTGCCTCAGCCTGAAAAAGGGCCGGGGTGGCAGCAGGGGTGAGAAAGTGGTGACTTTCTGTGACTATGTGCACAGCAGCTACCAGGTCACCACGGGTGGTGTGGTCCTCAAGATGGCGGCAAGCGAGTCTGTCTGGCTGGAGCCAACAGAGAAGAACTCCCTGGTGGGGATCGAAGGGTCCGACAGCATCTTCTCTGGCTTCCTCATCTTCCCCGAGGCTTAG